The Cellulophaga lytica DSM 7489 nucleotide sequence TATTTGTAGCTCAAAGTTCAAAACACTTATTGAATAGTTATCAAGAAAGGCGGAGGGATTAGACCCAATGAAGCCTTAGCAACCCTTTGTTCATACAAAGAAGGTGCTAAATTCTACCAAGTACATCGGTACTATAGGCAGATAACGAAACAAGCTTTTTTATTTCAAAAAAGGTAAATTTCCAATTTCTTTTTAACTCATTTAATTTTAAACCATCTTGCAAAGTCGGCAAGACGCGGTTTTGGCTTTTTTATTTTTTCAATTTAAACTATAAAAAACAAAATTATGAGTACTCAAAAATTAGCAACAAACGCATTACACGCAGGTCACACTCCATCAGAAACAGCAGGTACAAGAGCAGTGCCTATTTATCAAACGTCGTCTTATGTTTTTAAAGATACAGACCACGCAGCAAACTTATTTTCTTTATCAGAATTAGGATTTATTTACACGCGTTTAAACAATCCAACAAATCAAATATTACAAGACAGACTAGCAGCAGCAGAGGGTGGTGTAGGAGCAGTAGTATTTGCATCTGGTACAGCAGCAATTTCTACAGGTTTATTAACGCTTTTAAGAGCAGGAGACCACATTGTAGCATCTAGCAGTTTGTACGGTGGTACATTTAATTTGTTAAATGTAACCTTACCAAGATTAGGTATTACAACTACTTTTGTAGATGCATCTAATCCAGAGAGTTTTGGTAAAGCAGTGAAAGAAAATACAAGAGCATTTTTTGTAGAGTCATTAGGAAATCCTAAGCTAGATGTTTTAGACTTAAAAGCAATTTCTAAAGAAGCAAAAGCAGCACAAGTGCCATTTATTGTAGATAATACAGTAGCATCACCAGCATTATTAAACCCAATAGAGCACGGTGCAAACTTGGTAATACACTCGCTAACAAAATACATAGGCGGACAAGGAACTTCTTTAGGAGGTGCAATTGTAGACGCAGGTACTTTTGACTGGACAAATGGAAAGTTCCCAGAGTTTACAGAACCATCTGCCGGGTACCACGGTTTGGTGTATAGTGAGGCTCTTGGTAATGCTGCATTTACGTATAAATTAATTTTAGAAGGTTTAAGAGATTTCGGAGGAGCTTTAAGTCCGTTTAATGCATTCCAAATTATACAAGGTTTAGAAACTTTACCAGTGCGTATAAAACAACATAGTGCAAACGCATTAGAATTGGCTACTTGGTTAGAGGGTAGAGATGAGGTTGCTTGGGTAAACTATCCAGGGTTAAAAAGCAATAAATACTATGACTTAGCTAAGGAGTACTTACCAAAAGGTCAAAGTGGCTTAGTTACATTTGGTGTAAAAGGTGGCTTTGAAGCTGCTAAAAAACTAACAGATGCCACTAAAATATTCTCTCTTTTAGCAAACATAGGAGATACAAAATCTTTAATAATTCACCCAGCAAGTACAACGCATCAACAATTAACAGCAGAGCAGCAAGAGGCTGCAGGTGTTGGTCAAGATTTAATTCGTTTATCTGTTGGTTTAGAGGATATAGAAGATTTAAAGTTAGACTTAGAAGAGGCTTTTAAAGCTATATCTACAGTTACAGCTTAATAAACTTACGTTCTCAAAATAAATTACAAATAACCTAATAATTATTTAGGTTAAAACAGCTTACTATGTTGCATCATATCAAACTAAAAAAATATACAACGCTAAGTGGTAGCACACAAGATATAGACTTGTCATATCAGGTATTTGGAGCAGAATTGCACACCGCGCCAATTGTACTTGTAAATCACGCTTTAACAGGTAACTCTAATGTTTCTGGTGAAGATGGCTGGTGGTCTACACTAATAGGAGAAGGTAAATGTATAGACACCACAAAATACACGGTATTGTCTTTTAATATTCCTGGTAATGGTTTTGATGGCTTTATTATAGAAAACTATAAAGATTTTGTAGCTAAAGATATTGCTCATTTGTTTTTATTAGGATTAAAAGAACTAAATATCAATTCGCTTTTTGCAATAATAGGAGGTTCTTTAGGAGGTGGTATTGCCTGGGAGATGGCTGCACTAAATCCAAAGTTAACTCAGCATTTAATTCCGGTTGCATCAGATTGGAAATCTACAGACTGGCTTATTGCAAACTGTCAAATTCAAGAACAGTTTTTGGTAAACTCTAAGCAACCTGTACATGATGCCCGTATGCACGCAATGTTATGCTACCGTACACCAGAATCTTTTAAGGCTCGTTTTAACCGAAGCACAAATGAAGAACAACAGTTATTTAATGTGGAAAGTTGGCTAACCCACCACGGTAAAAAATTGCAAGAGCGTTTTCAATTATCTGCATATAAGTTAATGAACCAGTTGTTAAAAACCATAGATATTACTAGAGATGGTAATGAGGCTTTTATTAACCTGCAAAATAGCAACACATCTATACATATTGTAGGTGTAGATTCTGATTTGTTTTTTACAGCCAAAGAAAATAAAGATACCTTTAAACAACTGGCACAAGCTAATAGTAATGTTACCTATGGTGAAATACACTCACTACATGGTCATGATGCGTTTTTAATAGAGTTTGATCAGTTAGAGCAATTGCTAAATGGTATTTTTAATGATCATAAAAAACGAGAAGAACTTAAGGTAATTAAGTTTGGAGGTAAGTCTTTAGCTAACGGAGAAGGTGTATCTAACGTAGTTACTAAAATAGCTTCTAAAGTTGCTAATTCTGAAAATATAGCGGTTGTGGTTTCTGCTCGCGGAGAATCTACAAATGTATTAGAACAATTGTTGGATTTAGCAGCAAGGGGAGAAGAGTATACTCTAGCTTTTAATGAGTTTAAAGCATATCAGCAAAATAGTTTAGCGTTAAATTTTTCTGAGGTATACACAGAAATTTTGCAAATTTTAGAAGGTGTTGCCTTGTTGGGTGATTATAGCTTAAAAATTAAAGATCAAGTTTTGGCATACGGAGAGTTGCTTTCTGCACAATATGTTGTAAAAGCACTTGCTAAAGAAGGTGTAAAAGCTGAGTTTATAGATTCTAGAAAAATAGTAAAAACTGATGCCAATTTTGGAAATGCAAACGTGTTAGAGGAGGTGTCTAAAGCTAAAACACAAAAATTAATTTCTAGTTTAGCTAGTAATGTTGTACCTGTTATTACAGGTTTTATTGGGTCTACAGAAGATGGTAAAACAACAACTTTAGGCAGAAACGGTAGTAACTATTCTGCCTCTTTATTTGCCAACTTTTTAAATGCTGTAGAGTTACAGAGTTATACACACGTAGATGGTATTTTTACCGCTAATCCAGATTATGTTTCTGATGCAAAACGTATAGAACAATTAAGCTATTCAGAGGCTAATGAACTGGCAAATTTTGGAGCAACTATTTTACACGCAAAAACCATAATTCCTTTATTAGAAAAAAATATTCCGTTACGTATTTTAAATACATTTAATGGTGATAATGAGGGAACATTAATTAGCGCAAAAACAACCAAAGAGGGTATAAAATCACTTTCTGTGATAGAAAATGTTGCTCTTGTAAACTTAGAAGGCCGTGGTTTGTTAGGTAAGGCTGGTATAGATGCACGAATATTTAAATCACTTGGCGATGAAAAAATTAGTGTTAGTATTATTTCCCAAGGTTCATCAGAACGTGGTATTGGTTTGGTGGTAGATGCTGTAAGTGCAGATAAGGCAAAACAGGTTTTAGAGCGCGAGTTTGCATCAGATTTTTATTCTAAAGACATCAATCTAATTACAGTGCAAAAAGATGTTTCTGTAATATCTATTGTTGGTCAGGATTTAAGTACGTTTCATAAACCATACAATGCATTAATAAAAAACCAAATTGTACCATTATTGTTTAATAATACGGTGTCTGGTAAAAACGTGAGTTTAGTGGTTAAAAAAGCTAGTTTGCACAAGGCTTTAAATGTAATGCACGGACAAATATTTGGTGTTGCTAAAAAAGTAAACATAGCTATTTTTGGTCACGGTACTGTTGGTGGTACATTAATAGAACAGTTATTAAAATCTGCTAAAGCCATAGAAGAACGTAAAGGAATTAACCTTAATGTTTTTGCCGTTGCTAACTCTAAAAAAGTACTACTAAGTAAAAAAGGAATTGGAAAAGATTGGCCTACTACGTTAAATGAAAAAGGAAAATCCTATGAGCTTACAGATATTTTTGAGTATGCAGAAAAACATCATTTAGAAAATTTAATAGCTATAGATAATACTGCAAATGAGGATTTTGTGGCTAATTATGTTGATTTGGTAGAAAATGGATTTGATCTAGTATCGTCTAACAAAATAGCAAATACTTTAGGTTTTGATTATTATAAAAACCTTAGAGACATATTAGCTAAAAACCAGAAGCAATATTTGTATGAGACTAATGTTGGTGCAGGTTTACCTTTAATAGATACTATTAAGTTATTGCACTTGTCGGGTGAAAATATTACTAGAATTAAAGGGGTGTTCTCCGGATCCTTAAGCTATATTTTTAATACGTATTCTGAAGCAGATGTACCTTTTTCTACAGTTTTAAAAGAGGCTATGGAAAATGGATATACTGAGCCAGACCCGCGTGAAGATTTATGTGGTAATGATGTTGGTAGAAAATTATTGATTTTAGCACGTGAGTTAGATTTAAGTAATGAATTTGCAGATATTAATATTCAAAATTTAATTCCGGAAGCATTAAGAGAAGGAAGCAAAACAGAATTTTTAAGTCAGTCTGATGCTTTAGATACGGCATTTTCTAAAATTAAGGCAGACCAAAAACCAAATCACGTTCTGCGTTATGTTGGTGATTTGCACGGTAATCTTCAAGAAGAAAAAGGAATTTTAGATGTAAAATTAGTGTCTGTTCCTAAAGAAAGTGCATTAGGACAAGTAAAAGGATCAGATTCTATTATCGAAATTTATACCGAGTCTTATGGTGAAAATCCATTAGTAATACAAGGTGCAGGAGCAGGAGCCGCCGTAACCGCAAGAGGTGTTTTTGGAGATATTTTAAGAATAGCCGAGAAAGGATAGACTTTGTATAGAAACTGGAGATAAGAGAGAAGGGGTAAGAAAATAGGACATAGAGAATAGAGTAAAGAAAAAAGAATATAGCGATAATGGCTAATAGCAGATAGTCAAGAATAAAAGAAATACTATGGATAATAAATTTGAAACTAACGCAATACGTACACAAATAGAGCGCTCTCAGTTTTTAGAGCATTCGGCACCTTTATACTTAACATCTAGTTACGTTTTTGAGGATGCAGAAGATATGCGTGCATCTTTTGCAGAGGAAAAAGATAGAAATATCTACTCTAGATATTCTAATCCTAATACGTCAGAATTTATAGAAAAAATATGCAAAATGGAAGGAGCCGAGGCTGGCTTTGCTTTTGCTTCTGGTATGGCTGCTGTGTTTTCAACTTTTGCTGCGTTAGTAGAGAGCGGAGATCATATTATATCATCTAAAAGTATATTTGGCTCTACACATAGTTTATTTGTTAACTTTTTCCCCAAATGGAACGTGACCACAAGTTATTTTGACGCTCATAATTTAGAAGGTATTGAGGCTTTAATCACTCCAAAAACTAAAATTTTATATGCCGAGTCACCTACTAATCCGGCTGTAGATATTTTAGATTTAGAAGTACTAGGTGTTATTGCAAAAAAACACAATCTTATTTTAATTATTGATAACTGTTTTGCATCGCCCTATTTACAACAACCTATAAAGTTTGGTGCAGATTTGGTGATACATTCTGGGACAAAATTAATAGATGGTCAAGGTCGTGTTTTAGCAGGTATAACGGTTGGAAGTGCAGATTTAATAGATAAGGTTTATCGTTTTTCTAGAATATCAGGGCCTGCATTGTCTCCTTTTAACGCGTGGGTATTGTCTAAAAGCTTAGAAACGTTAGCGATAAGAGTAGACAGGCATTCTGAAAATGCATTGAAGTTAGCCGAATATCTAGAGGCACACCCAAAAGTAAACTGGGTAAAATACCCTTTTTTAAAGTCGCACCCACAATACAAAGTAGCTAAAAAACAAATGAAAGCAGGTGGTTGTATTGTTGCTTTTGAAGTAAAAGGAGGTTTGCAAGCAGGCCAAGAATTTTTTAATGCAATTAAGTTGTTATCGCTTTCTGCAAACCTAGGTGATTCTAGAAGTATTGTAACTCACCCTGCATCTACAACGCATAGCAAACTTGCAGCAGAAGATAGAGTAGCTGTGGGTATTACAGATGGTACGGTTAGAGTTTCTGTAGGTTTAGAACATATAGATGATATTATTGCAGATATAAAGCAAGCATTGGGGTAAGTTGTAGTAATAAAGTATATATTTAGGCTTTTATAATAAGGGTTTAATTTAAAAATAGTTAGCTTAAAATCAGCACTTTTTTAAATCCCAATTTTGCCTATCTTTGTACTATGCTATCCAAAAAAACCAAATACGGGCTTAAGGCCTTAACTTATTTAGCTCAAAAAGAAGATAGGAATCCGGTTCCTATTGGAGAAATTGCGCAACAAAATAACATATCTCAAAAATTTTTAGAGAGTATTTTATTAATGCTTCGTAGAACAGGAGTTTTGTCTTCTAAAAAAGGCAAAGGTGGTGGTTATTACTTAATTAAAGAGCCATCAGAAATTTTAATGACAGATGTTATTAGAGTGTTAGAAGGGCCTATTGCAATGGTACCTTGTGTAAGTTTAAATTTTTATGAAAAGTGTGACGACTGCCCAGATGAGGGTACTTGTTCTGTTCACAAGCTAATGCTAAAAGTAAGAGACAGTGCTTTAGAAATCTATAAAAACACCACTCTTAGTAACCTTATTTAAAAGTCTATATTCTTTTTTTGTTTTTAACTGTATAACAGGGCAATTATTCTATTGTGTTCTGTTACAGATACTTCATATTCATCAAAAAAACTTCTTATTTTTTATTAATCTACTAAAACCATAGGATTTATGCGTTTTTTAACAGTTACTATCATTAAAAGTTTTACATTTGTAATTCCTACTAATTAAATAGGGTATTAAAAATTAAGTAAATGATTGCTGATCAATTGATTTTAAATAAAGAAACTTCTAAAGGAAGTTACAAGTCAGACAAACAGTCAGAGAGTCCTAAAAGGAGCATAGTAAAGTCTATTAGCTGGAGAGTAGTGGGTACAATAGACACTGTTTTAATTTCTTGGTTTGTTACAGGAACTTTAAAATTAGCATTCTCTATAGGTTTAATAGAATTAGTTACAAAAATGGTATTGTATTTTTTTCACGAACGTGTTTGGAATTCAATTAAGTGGGGTAAATAACATATAAGTATAGTAAAGATGAGTTTTACAGAAGATATCATAAAAAATTTAAATGCTCAGTTTAGAGGTATTCCGCCAGAAGAAATAATTTCTTGGGCTGTAGAATATGCAAAAAATGCTGTAATAACCACCAATTTTAGACCTTATGAGGTTGCTATATTAAATGCAGTAACAGCAATTAAAAAGGATATTCCTGTTATTTGGTGTGACACTGGTTATAATACACCAAATACATATAAACATGCAGAAGAGTTAATTTCTACACTAGATTTAAACGTAAAACTATATGTGCCTTTACAAACAAGTGCACACAGAGATGCTGTAATGGGAATACCATCTATAGAAGATCCAAAACATAAAGAGTTTACAGAGCAAGTTAAGTTAGAGCCTTTTAAAAGAGCTATGGCAGAACACAAGCCAGATGTATGGTTTACTAACTTAAGAAAAGGCCAAACGGCACTTAGAGATTCACTAGGAATTTTAAGCTTAAGCAAAGACGGAATTTTAAAAGTAAGTCCGTTTTACCACTGGTCAGATGTGCAGTTAGATGCATATTTAGCAGAACGTAATTTACCAAACGAACATAAATATTTTGATCCTACTAAGGTATTAGAAAATAGAGAGTGTGGTTTGCACACTTAGAATAAAGAGGATTAAAAAAGATATAAAACAAAACACCAATATTTTGGAAACATTGATAAAAGATACAAAATCACAAACAACAACCAATGCCTCTTTAGAAGGATTGGGTAATGCTTTGGAGAACGAAGCTATTTACATTTTTAGAGAAGTAGTAGCGCAGTTTGAAAAACCTGTTTTGTTGTTTTCTGGCGGAAAAGATAGTATTACTCTAGTACGTTTGGCACAAAAAGCATTTTGGCCGGCTAAAATACCTTTTCCTTTAATGCATATAGATACAGGTCATAATTTCCCTGAGACTATAGAGTTTAGAGATAAATTGGTTAAAGAATTGGGTGTGGAGCTTATTGTAAGAAATGTACAAGATTCTATAGACCAAGGTAAAGTAGTAGAAGAAACTGGTAAGTATGCAAGTAGAAATATGCTGCAAACTACAACCTTATTAGATGCTATAGAAGAGTTTAAGTTTGATGCCTGTATTGGTGGTGCTCGTAGAGATGAAGAAAAAGCAAGAGCTAAAGAACGTATTTTTTCAGTTCGTGATGATTTTGGACAATGGGATGAAAAGAATCAGCGACCAGAATTGTTTGATATGTTAAACGGTACTATAGAAATAGGTCAAAATGTACGTGTTTTTCCTATTAGCAACTGGACAGAGTTAGATGTGTGGAGCTATATTCAGAAAGAACAAATTGAAATTCCATCAATCTATTTTGCACACAAAAGAAATATCTTTTTAAGAGATGGCTTAATCTGGTCTGCAGAAGATGATGTTGTTTTTAGAGCAGAAGATGAGGTTGTAGAAGAACGTTGGGTGAGGTTTAGAACTGTTGGTGATATGTCTTGTACAGCAGCAGTGTTATCTAAAGCAGATTCTATAGATAAAGTAGTAGAGGAAATTAGAGATTCTAAAATATCTGAACGTGGTGCACGTATAGATGATAAACGTTCTGAAGCTGCAATGGAAAAAAGAAAACAACAAGGGTACTTTTAAAAAGTACAGACTACTTAGTCTAAAGTATATAAGTTAAAAAAGAAGTTTAAAACATAAAAGTAAGAGTAGCAAAGTCTTTGTACTTGCAACTTTATACTTAATACACATAAAATGAAC carries:
- a CDS encoding O-acetylhomoserine aminocarboxypropyltransferase/cysteine synthase family protein gives rise to the protein MSTQKLATNALHAGHTPSETAGTRAVPIYQTSSYVFKDTDHAANLFSLSELGFIYTRLNNPTNQILQDRLAAAEGGVGAVVFASGTAAISTGLLTLLRAGDHIVASSSLYGGTFNLLNVTLPRLGITTTFVDASNPESFGKAVKENTRAFFVESLGNPKLDVLDLKAISKEAKAAQVPFIVDNTVASPALLNPIEHGANLVIHSLTKYIGGQGTSLGGAIVDAGTFDWTNGKFPEFTEPSAGYHGLVYSEALGNAAFTYKLILEGLRDFGGALSPFNAFQIIQGLETLPVRIKQHSANALELATWLEGRDEVAWVNYPGLKSNKYYDLAKEYLPKGQSGLVTFGVKGGFEAAKKLTDATKIFSLLANIGDTKSLIIHPASTTHQQLTAEQQEAAGVGQDLIRLSVGLEDIEDLKLDLEEAFKAISTVTA
- the thrA gene encoding bifunctional aspartate kinase/homoserine dehydrogenase I, giving the protein MLHHIKLKKYTTLSGSTQDIDLSYQVFGAELHTAPIVLVNHALTGNSNVSGEDGWWSTLIGEGKCIDTTKYTVLSFNIPGNGFDGFIIENYKDFVAKDIAHLFLLGLKELNINSLFAIIGGSLGGGIAWEMAALNPKLTQHLIPVASDWKSTDWLIANCQIQEQFLVNSKQPVHDARMHAMLCYRTPESFKARFNRSTNEEQQLFNVESWLTHHGKKLQERFQLSAYKLMNQLLKTIDITRDGNEAFINLQNSNTSIHIVGVDSDLFFTAKENKDTFKQLAQANSNVTYGEIHSLHGHDAFLIEFDQLEQLLNGIFNDHKKREELKVIKFGGKSLANGEGVSNVVTKIASKVANSENIAVVVSARGESTNVLEQLLDLAARGEEYTLAFNEFKAYQQNSLALNFSEVYTEILQILEGVALLGDYSLKIKDQVLAYGELLSAQYVVKALAKEGVKAEFIDSRKIVKTDANFGNANVLEEVSKAKTQKLISSLASNVVPVITGFIGSTEDGKTTTLGRNGSNYSASLFANFLNAVELQSYTHVDGIFTANPDYVSDAKRIEQLSYSEANELANFGATILHAKTIIPLLEKNIPLRILNTFNGDNEGTLISAKTTKEGIKSLSVIENVALVNLEGRGLLGKAGIDARIFKSLGDEKISVSIISQGSSERGIGLVVDAVSADKAKQVLEREFASDFYSKDINLITVQKDVSVISIVGQDLSTFHKPYNALIKNQIVPLLFNNTVSGKNVSLVVKKASLHKALNVMHGQIFGVAKKVNIAIFGHGTVGGTLIEQLLKSAKAIEERKGINLNVFAVANSKKVLLSKKGIGKDWPTTLNEKGKSYELTDIFEYAEKHHLENLIAIDNTANEDFVANYVDLVENGFDLVSSNKIANTLGFDYYKNLRDILAKNQKQYLYETNVGAGLPLIDTIKLLHLSGENITRIKGVFSGSLSYIFNTYSEADVPFSTVLKEAMENGYTEPDPREDLCGNDVGRKLLILARELDLSNEFADINIQNLIPEALREGSKTEFLSQSDALDTAFSKIKADQKPNHVLRYVGDLHGNLQEEKGILDVKLVSVPKESALGQVKGSDSIIEIYTESYGENPLVIQGAGAGAAVTARGVFGDILRIAEKG
- a CDS encoding trans-sulfuration enzyme family protein — encoded protein: MDNKFETNAIRTQIERSQFLEHSAPLYLTSSYVFEDAEDMRASFAEEKDRNIYSRYSNPNTSEFIEKICKMEGAEAGFAFASGMAAVFSTFAALVESGDHIISSKSIFGSTHSLFVNFFPKWNVTTSYFDAHNLEGIEALITPKTKILYAESPTNPAVDILDLEVLGVIAKKHNLILIIDNCFASPYLQQPIKFGADLVIHSGTKLIDGQGRVLAGITVGSADLIDKVYRFSRISGPALSPFNAWVLSKSLETLAIRVDRHSENALKLAEYLEAHPKVNWVKYPFLKSHPQYKVAKKQMKAGGCIVAFEVKGGLQAGQEFFNAIKLLSLSANLGDSRSIVTHPASTTHSKLAAEDRVAVGITDGTVRVSVGLEHIDDIIADIKQALG
- a CDS encoding RrF2 family transcriptional regulator; protein product: MLSKKTKYGLKALTYLAQKEDRNPVPIGEIAQQNNISQKFLESILLMLRRTGVLSSKKGKGGGYYLIKEPSEILMTDVIRVLEGPIAMVPCVSLNFYEKCDDCPDEGTCSVHKLMLKVRDSALEIYKNTTLSNLI
- a CDS encoding DUF2061 domain-containing protein, translated to MIADQLILNKETSKGSYKSDKQSESPKRSIVKSISWRVVGTIDTVLISWFVTGTLKLAFSIGLIELVTKMVLYFFHERVWNSIKWGK
- a CDS encoding phosphoadenosine phosphosulfate reductase family protein, with translation MSFTEDIIKNLNAQFRGIPPEEIISWAVEYAKNAVITTNFRPYEVAILNAVTAIKKDIPVIWCDTGYNTPNTYKHAEELISTLDLNVKLYVPLQTSAHRDAVMGIPSIEDPKHKEFTEQVKLEPFKRAMAEHKPDVWFTNLRKGQTALRDSLGILSLSKDGILKVSPFYHWSDVQLDAYLAERNLPNEHKYFDPTKVLENRECGLHT
- the cysD gene encoding sulfate adenylyltransferase subunit CysD codes for the protein MIKDTKSQTTTNASLEGLGNALENEAIYIFREVVAQFEKPVLLFSGGKDSITLVRLAQKAFWPAKIPFPLMHIDTGHNFPETIEFRDKLVKELGVELIVRNVQDSIDQGKVVEETGKYASRNMLQTTTLLDAIEEFKFDACIGGARRDEEKARAKERIFSVRDDFGQWDEKNQRPELFDMLNGTIEIGQNVRVFPISNWTELDVWSYIQKEQIEIPSIYFAHKRNIFLRDGLIWSAEDDVVFRAEDEVVEERWVRFRTVGDMSCTAAVLSKADSIDKVVEEIRDSKISERGARIDDKRSEAAMEKRKQQGYF